TGCTGGTCGACGTGGGACTCGGCGCGGGTACGGTGCCGCTGCCGCTGGCGCTGGCCGTGGTCCGCCGTTGGCTCCTGAACGGCGTACGGCGGCATTGACCACGGGCACCGGCGGGCGAACCGGCCACGACGCCCGCTGACGCCGGGCACCACACCCGACCGGCACCGAACAGGGCATCCCGCGAGCGTCGAGCACCACGCCCAACAGGCGCCGAGCTCCGCGTCCGGCGGCGCCGCGAGGCTAGTCCCCGCCGGAGACGGCGCGGGCCGGGACACCCGCCGTCGCGAGGTCCGCGACGATCTCGCCCATGGCTACTTGAGGATCACCGAGCGGGTCAGGTTGCGCGGGCTGTCCGGGTCGAGGCCGCGCGACCGGGCCAGCTCCACCGCGAGCCGCTGGGCCCGGATCAGGTCGGCCAGCGAGTCGAGCGCGGTGGCCGTGGTCAGGGCTCCGGTGCGGGCGACGTCGTCGAGCAGTTCCTCCTGGCCGCCGAAGAACCACACCAGGCTGTTCTCGTCGGCGATGCTGATCGGCCCGTGCCGGTACTCCATCGCGGGGTACGCCTCCGACCAGGCCAGAGCGGCCTCTCTGAGCTTCAGGGCCGCTTCCTGGGCCAGGCCGTTGGTCCAGCCACTGCCGAGGAAGGTGAACTGCCGCCGGGAGATCGCCCCCTCGGGGAGCGGTGTGGTGAGCGCGGTCTCGGCCTGGGCCGCCAGGTCGGCGGGGGCCTCCCCGAGGTGCGCGCGGAGCAGGGCGAGCCCGCTGGTGGCGAACCGGGTCTGCACCACGGAGCGCTCGTCGGCGAACTCCAGCGCGATCACCGTCTTGGCCAGGCCGGTCACCGGGGTCGCGGGGTCGGCGGTGATGGCGACCGTCGGGACGTCACCGGCCGCGTCGAGGGCGTGCAGCACCTCCGTCGTGGTCCCGGACCTGGTGATCGCCACCAGCCGGTCGTAGCGGCGCGCGGGCAGCTCGGAGGCGGGGAACGCGTCGGTCTCCCCCTGCCCCGACCGCTCGCGCAGGACCGCGTAGGCCTGTGCCATGTAGAGCGAGGTGCCGCAGCCGATCACAGCGACGCGCTCACCCGCCTCCGGCAGGCCCGCCGGGTTCGCCGCGCCGAGATCCAGCGCCTGCCGCCAGCACGCGGGCTGGCTGGCGATCTCCCGCAGGACGTACGTCACGCGCACCTCTCCATGAATGCTTATTTATGCTCGCAATATGCTATATTTGAGCATTTTTGAGCAAGAGTAACTGTTCAATGCTCGATACGCTTCGAGGAGCGGACCAGACGGACACAGCGGATATAGCAGGCATGGTGGGAGCGGACGGGAACGGCCGCGGCGGCGCTGGTGTCGGTGGGAGCGGTCGTCGGGCTGAACGGCGGCACCACGACCACCGAGGTCGCCCGCTCCCTGGCGACGAGCGCCGACCTGCACCGGCAGGGCGGCGAGCCGAGCCTCACCCTGGTCGCCAACGAGCTCGTCGTACGCAGGCACGTCAAGCTGGTGGTCATCGGGGGCGTCGCCATGCCCGCGTCGTACGAGCTGATCGGGCCGCTCGCGGACGGCGTGCTGCGGGAGATCTCGCTCAACATCGCGATCATCGGCGTGGACGCGCTCGACCCCGAGCGTGGCGCCTTCGCCCACCACGAGGGCGAGGCCGGGATCAACCGGCTCATGGCCTCCCGCGACGGCCGGGTGGTCGTCGTGGCCGACTCTTCCAAGCTCGGCATGCGGGCGTTCGCCAGGATCTGCCCCTGCGACGACATCGACGTCCTCGTCACCGACGGCGACGCCCCCGCCGTGACGGTCAGGCGCTTCACGGACGCCGGAATCGAGGTCATCCAGGCCTGAGAATCCCGGAGCGGTCAGCCCTTGCCAAGGTCACCAGCCCCGAAGGAACCTGGGCGGTCAGCCCTTAAAGGCCGATCACCACCCGAAACAGCCGCGAAGCCACTGCCACCACCGCCGCTCTCAGCGAGTGGCGGTGATCAGTCCGGCGAGCGCCGGTACGTCGACCGGCTTCGTCGTGTCGACGTGGTGGACGGTTCCCAGGCCGAGCGGCTCGGCGCCCGCTCCCAGATCCGCATCTGGTCGTCGTACCGATCCGCGGCATCCGCCTGTCCGATCTGCCACGCGTCGACGATCACGTCACAGCCCGGCGATAGATCTGCCGTGAACCGCCTTCCGGACCCGGATCGGCGGCCTCGGCAGAGGCGAACCCGAGACACTCGTAGAAGACGCGTGCGCCGCTGGCAATGGCGCCCGGGTGGTCGGCCCCGAAGGCGACCACCTCAGGCATTTGAAGGAGATCAGCAGATCCAGCATCTCCAGAGCGTCATCGACCGAGAAGATCTTAAGGTGGTGCGGGACAGGCTCAGCCCGGTGTGAGGATGAGCCTGGCAGGGCCGCCCGCGACGGCGTCCGACAGCCGGTCGGTGTCCGCGGTCGGCACGGCGACGATGAGAGTCTGCGCGGCCTGGACGTCCAGCACGAGGACATTCGTGAAGGAGCCGGAGGCCGCCCGCACGTTTACGCTCTGCCCCCGCCGGACCCGGTCGGCCCCCGCGCTGACGGGTACGGCCATCACCATGCGTCCGCGCAGCCCGGTCCCGAGGCGGGGTCCGAGATCACCAGGTCGTAGGACGTCGCCCCGCGAGACGGGCCGCAGGGTGTAGCGGCCGAGAAGGCCGGCCACGTCGTCTTGGCCGCGTGCCCGCCGTAGATCGTTCTCGGTCAGTGTGTGGAACGCGGCGAGATCAGCCCCTGCGCGCACTCCGGCGTACGGAAACTCCGGCCCTACCGGCAGGTGCTCGGCGGCCAGCCCGGACAGGACGCCCGCCAGCACGACGGCGGCCCCCAGCACGGCGCGAACGCGCCGCAGCCCGGTCACGGGAGGAACAACGGGGTCGGGCGCGGGCAGCCGGGGCGCGGCTCGGTGTTCCGCCGGTGCGGGCCGCTCCTCCTCCGCCGGGTAACGCAGTGCCCGCGCCTGGTCGAAGTCGGCCGCTCCCCGGTACCAGACCTTGCCTAGCTGCTGCCATTGAGCACGTTCCTGCGCGGGGCCGGTGGGCAGCCGTAGCCGCATCGCTTCGAGTAACAGGAAGCGGTGCACGTCGAAGGCCGCCCGGACGAGGTGGCCGTAAGGCCGGGCGGCTCGTACGGCGGCCCGATAGCCGATGAGAGCGACCAGCGCGCCGCCCCAGACGCAGCCGACCGCGCCCACGCCGGACAGAAAAAGGGTCCCGAGCGCTCCGCCTACGACGGCGAAGACCCCGCCGAGGAAGCTCACGGTCACCGCGGTCTCCAGTGCGCTCGCGGCCTGCGCGAAAGAGGTACGGAAGGGGTCGGGCAGGACGGCGTACAGGCGGGGCCAGGCGCTGACGGCGTCCAGCCCATACCGGTCGCCGTGCTCCTCCGCCGCGCGCAAGATGTTGCCGAGCCGGGTCGGGAGGGTGCGCCCAGCGGCTCGCGGGTAGCCCAGGAACAGTTCCGGGTCCTGCGGACGGCGTTCGCGTTGAGCGGCCAGGTGCCGGACGAGCAGCCCATTCCTCATCGGCCGGATGATCCGCAGGTCCGGCCAGTGGCCTTCGTAGCACCGCAGGATCGCGGGGCGTGCGGCGCTGAGGAGCTGACCGGCGAGGGCGGTGATCATCACTACGGCGAGGCCGGTCAGGACACGGGTCTCGGCGGCGAGGGCGTTCCACCACGACAGGGTCGTGTCCCAGCCGGCTCCGGTCGCCGCTATGGCGGCCAGCGCGGCGAGGAACGCCGTCAGCGGTAGCCAGACGGAGGTGAGCTGCCGCCTGTCCAGGAGCGCGACGGCGCCGTCGAGCAGCCCTGCCACGGGTCACACCTCCCAGTCGGGGACGAGGAGGTGGCCGCGGCCGTTGGGGCACAGCCCGTCGGCCGGCGGGAACTCCTCGATCGCGCTGACCACGCCGCAGGCGGCACACCTGATCCGGATAAGGTCGGCGGCGGGGCTGGGGTCTCCGTACAGCGCGTAGTCGGAGCCGTCGAGCACGGTGCCGATGGCATCGCCGTCCTCGATCGCGTTGCGAAGTTCGACGCGGATCACCTCAGATGACAGAACGCCGATAACCCGGTCGCCCTCGGCCACCAGGACGGCGGGCAGTCCTTCGTTCAGCAGCCGCAGGACGCCGGGCATGGCGGACAACGCGCTGACGAGCTCCTCCGGGGGGATCACGACCGCGGGGCCCGGTCCCGCGGGTCCAACGACCCAGCGGGGCCGCCCATCGTCGTCGACGACCACGACCGGGGTGTCCGAGCGTCCGGGCGCCCGCGTGGCGGGTACCGTCCCGTATCGGGTCTCCATGAGTTCCGCTGCCGCTCTGGCCGGCATCGCCATTCCTCTCAGTACCAGTCGCCGATGAGTACAAACGCCGCCCAGAAGAAAGGGTGGGCGTACACCGGACGCGCGAGATCCTGTACGACCTCCGGCCCGGCGAGGAGCAGCGCCCGCTGCCGCAGTGTCTCGGCGGTGCGCCGCAGGAGCGGGTCCGCCAGGGTCTCCAGGGCCCTCGCGCCGGCGGCGGCGGCCCCGGCGAAGTCGCGGGCGGCCAGCCGGATCCGGGCCTCGGCCACTAGCAGGCGGCCCGCGGCCTCGCCGTCCACCAGGGGGGCCACGGATGCCAGGAAGCCGAGCACGTCAAGGGCGGTCAGCTCGCGCAGCCGGCCCTGGGCGGCGCGCAGCGCGTCGATCGCGCTCTCGCCCGCGGCGAGCCCTTCGTAGAAGCGGCCCAGCAGCATCGTGGTGGCCAGTTCGTCCACGGTCCACAGGCTGACCAGGACGGCCGGGGCTCCCGCGTGGAGCACCGCCCGGACCAGCCCGAGGAGTTCGTCGCCGGGCCGGGTCGAGGAGACGCCGGTCCGGCAGGCGGCGAGCACCACCAAGGTCCCGGCGAGCCGCAGGCCCATGAAGCGCTCGGCGGTGAAGAGGCCGTCGGCGAGCAGCACTCCGGAGCCCATCGGGGTGGCCATGTCGAAGACACCGTGCGTACCCACATGCAGGATGTCGGGCGCGCCGGCGGCCAGCCGCCGGGTGATCGTGACACTGGACGCGGCGGTTCCGGCAAGGGTCTCGGTGCTGAACAGCCCCGCCAGCAGGCTCGCCTGGGCAGCGCCGAAGGTCAGCGTCTCCGTGGCGGGCGGGTCGACGACAGCCAGCGCCCGTCGTCGTGGTCCGCCCCGGTGAGCACGGCAGTGACGCAGGATCGAGGCGCTCGGCGCGTACGCGACGGAGTGCGCGGTGAGTGCCTCGCCCACCGCGTGCAGAGGCACCCGGTGCAGGGCGTCATGCGGGATCAGCCACAGCCGGTCGCCGGGAGCGGCCCGGTCTGCCACCGGAACGACGAGGTCAACCAGTAGATCATGGGCGAGCAGCTCGGTGGAGCGGGCCAGCGCGGCCGGTACGTGCGGCGCGGACTCCCACGCGGTGTTCAGCTCGGTGACGACTTCCCGGATCGCGGCGAGGGAGTACGGCACGGTGACGAGTTCGGGTTCGGGATCGTCGCCGCCCGCGATCACGATGACCGCTTGTTTCTCGGTCAGGAAATACTCCGCCAGCAGCATGCGTCTGGTCATCGAGCTCTCACCCTCGTGGTTCTACCGTCATGCGCGGGCGCCTGGCCAGACGGTCTCCGCTCGCAGGAACTCCCGCAGTTCGTCGTAGGAGATGGGGTCGCCTTCCTCCGGCCGTCCCGCCGTTTCGCCGAGCAGTTCCAGCAGGACACGTGACCGCGCCTTCTCCGACAGTTCGAACGCGGCCACGGCACGCCGTTCCGGCCAGGGGGCCCCGGGCCGGGGTCCGGCCTCGGCGAGCAGGCCGATCATCACGGAGGCCAGCCGTTCGGTGTCGGCCCCCGAGGTCAGCCGCAGGTCCGGCCCCTGAACTGCGCCGCGCAACCGTTGCTGGATGTCGAACGCGCGAGAAAGGTCGGCGTACGCCTCTCCGGCGTCGATGCGGCTCAGCGCGTATCCCAGATTGAGCAGGATCAGGTACGCGTGGATGGACAGGTCCTTTCCGAGCAGGATGTCCACGGATTGCCGGAGCAGTGCCGCCCCCTCCAGATGGTGTCCCGACATCCACAGCTGGATCCCCGCCCGAGCCTGCTTCTTCGCCTCCTCGTCGGAGTAGCGCTCGATCATCACCATGGGTGGCATGTTCCTGCCTCCCAGGTCGAGGGAGTAGGGACTGACGTCGAAGGGCTTGGCGTGGCTGACGTTGAGTCGTTCCCAGGCGGTGGCCGCCTCCAGGTAAAAGCGCGGCGAGCCGGGAAGCACGTCGGCCTGGCGAGCCTCCCTCACTATCCGCAGGACGTCCCTGCGGCGCACCGGCACGGCCTGCCCCGCGCGCCGCGTCTCCATGGCGAGTCGCTGCTCGCCCAGCGCCAGATGGCAGGTACTGATCCCGATCAGGAGCATGCGCCTGGTGAACGGGACAAGTCGCGGGTGTTCTCGCAAGGTCGTTAACTCGCGCAGGACGTCGTCGGGCAGCATCATCTGGGAGACGGTTCCGACCACGGCCGCGGCCTGCGCGGCCAGATCGTCGACGACGAGATTGACCAGCCCGTGCTCGACTCTAAGCCGCCAGGCGTTCCGCTTCTCGACCAGTGCCTCCTCTTTCCGCCCAAGGGAGACGTAGATGTTGCCACGGGTCTCCGCGACGGCCGCGACGGCCAGGTCAATCGCGCGCCGCTCCCGGGGGCCCGGATGCGGGTGGCTCGTGCGGACGAGGCCGAGCAGCTCGTCCGCGAGGCCCGGCCAGTGCAGCGCCGCCGCGCCGTGCCGGTCGGCGGTCGGCTGGTTCTCGTCCAGTCTTGGCGGCGGTTTCGACGACATGACCGACAGAGAGCCTTCGAGGCAGAGCCCATGGATCAGTGCCAGATCCGGTGGCAGGCGTCTCCACGCCTCCAGCCGCTCCCGCCTCCTGTCATA
This region of Streptosporangium sp. NBC_01495 genomic DNA includes:
- a CDS encoding SIS domain-containing protein, whose translation is MTYVLREIASQPACWRQALDLGAANPAGLPEAGERVAVIGCGTSLYMAQAYAVLRERSGQGETDAFPASELPARRYDRLVAITRSGTTTEVLHALDAAGDVPTVAITADPATPVTGLAKTVIALEFADERSVVQTRFATSGLALLRAHLGEAPADLAAQAETALTTPLPEGAISRRQFTFLGSGWTNGLAQEAALKLREAALAWSEAYPAMEYRHGPISIADENSLVWFFGGQEELLDDVARTGALTTATALDSLADLIRAQRLAVELARSRGLDPDSPRNLTRSVILK
- a CDS encoding CHAT domain-containing protein, with amino-acid sequence MTRRMLLAEYFLTEKQAVIVIAGGDDPEPELVTVPYSLAAIREVVTELNTAWESAPHVPAALARSTELLAHDLLVDLVVPVADRAAPGDRLWLIPHDALHRVPLHAVGEALTAHSVAYAPSASILRHCRAHRGGPRRRALAVVDPPATETLTFGAAQASLLAGLFSTETLAGTAASSVTITRRLAAGAPDILHVGTHGVFDMATPMGSGVLLADGLFTAERFMGLRLAGTLVVLAACRTGVSSTRPGDELLGLVRAVLHAGAPAVLVSLWTVDELATTMLLGRFYEGLAAGESAIDALRAAQGRLRELTALDVLGFLASVAPLVDGEAAGRLLVAEARIRLAARDFAGAAAAGARALETLADPLLRRTAETLRQRALLLAGPEVVQDLARPVYAHPFFWAAFVLIGDWY